From the genome of Scytonema hofmannii PCC 7110, one region includes:
- a CDS encoding sensor histidine kinase: MSMSTSSEFVALCREQMALLAQGLEASLSVVYLTQELVEASTSPEAKLIPVVFYPETAVDRQQDNALVLPMSISIPDKVSYSSALTVMERIPHSSTGNIRRLRETKKNQKLLKAAEEFSATTRETATTEASESHSSEEYFIGGDQIVLPLISQDMMLGLLVTVREDREWNEQERGEIERIAQTLSLACVIDRQRAWLEEQLHQQQILQEKQQDLLDNLLHQLRNPLTALRTFGKLLLKRLRPGDANQKVASSIVRESDRLKELLQKFDEVIDLTAEDLGLVTLPSKQVYVEANLQKESKAPLLLPGTGEKETDCSIEDILESLLVSASAIAQEKNLQLVVEIPPYLPLVRVNRKLLEEVLSNIIDNALKYTPTDGKILIQAGQEKPSFQGIAISDTGPGIPPQDLERLGERHYRGVQAQTQIPGTGLGLSIAKQLIEQMQGEIQVFSPALNSAITSLNARGTTVIVWLPVSSDQ, encoded by the coding sequence TGTTAGCCCAAGGGCTGGAGGCATCATTGAGTGTAGTTTATTTAACACAAGAATTGGTAGAGGCTTCGACGTCACCAGAGGCAAAGCTAATTCCAGTGGTGTTTTACCCAGAGACAGCAGTGGATCGGCAACAAGATAATGCTTTAGTGTTGCCTATGTCTATTTCAATCCCCGATAAGGTTTCATATAGTTCAGCCTTGACTGTCATGGAAAGAATCCCCCATTCTTCTACGGGCAATATCCGGAGATTGAGAGAAACCAAAAAGAATCAGAAGTTATTGAAAGCGGCAGAAGAATTTTCAGCTACCACACGAGAAACGGCAACAACGGAAGCATCGGAGTCTCATTCCTCAGAAGAATACTTTATAGGCGGCGATCAAATTGTCTTACCTCTGATTAGTCAGGATATGATGTTAGGGCTGCTAGTGACAGTTAGGGAAGATCGGGAATGGAATGAGCAGGAAAGGGGTGAAATTGAGCGAATCGCTCAAACACTATCACTGGCTTGTGTCATAGATCGACAGAGGGCATGGTTGGAGGAGCAGTTACACCAACAGCAAATTCTGCAAGAAAAGCAGCAGGATTTGCTAGATAATTTACTCCACCAGCTCCGCAATCCATTAACTGCATTGCGAACTTTTGGCAAACTGCTTCTCAAGCGATTGCGTCCGGGGGATGCTAACCAAAAAGTGGCAAGTAGTATAGTGCGAGAGAGCGATCGCCTTAAAGAATTGTTACAAAAGTTTGATGAAGTTATCGATCTCACAGCAGAAGATTTGGGGCTGGTGACGTTACCCTCAAAACAAGTGTATGTCGAAGCCAACTTGCAAAAAGAGTCAAAAGCGCCACTGTTGCTACCCGGTACGGGAGAGAAAGAAACAGATTGTTCAATAGAGGATATTTTAGAATCATTATTAGTTTCTGCTAGTGCAATTGCTCAAGAAAAAAATTTACAATTGGTAGTAGAAATTCCTCCTTATTTACCTCTAGTGCGTGTTAACCGCAAGTTATTAGAAGAAGTATTAAGCAATATCATTGATAACGCCCTGAAGTACACTCCTACTGATGGCAAGATTTTGATCCAAGCAGGGCAAGAAAAACCATCATTTCAAGGAATTGCCATTAGTGATACAGGTCCCGGTATTCCACCCCAAGATTTGGAACGTCTTGGCGAAAGGCATTACCGAGGAGTACAAGCCCAGACTCAAATTCCTGGGACAGGATTGGGATTATCTATTGCCAAACAACTCATAGAACAAATGCAGGGCGAAATCCAAGTTTTCAGCCCTGCGTTAAACTCCGCTATTACATCCCTTAATGCACGTGGAACTACTGTTATTGTTTGGTTACCAGTAAGCAGTGACCAGTGA
- a CDS encoding S-layer homology domain-containing protein — protein MFGHTRWQAGCAAFMTLGITAGTIAPLITPTASFAQTSFSDVSSNYWASQFIQDLAQRGVIAGFPDGTFRPDQAVTRAQFAAMIRKAFSKSAERQAVRFYDVPSNYWAYMAINEAYTTGFLSGYPGNRFEPNQNIPRQQVLVSLANGLDYVANNSTESTLQYYNDAYDISSYARTPVAAATEKRLVVNYPNVKSLQPQAVATRAQVAAFIYQALVSTGQVSAINSPYIVAAGDTTPPKPIAVTIPEGTVIPVKYDKAEKILVTKDETAPLTLTVGQNVVTDRGTLVIPAGSQVVGKLKPAKNGSQFTAEKLVLTNGQEYQLSATSEVISKTETIKKGTSATAVVKNAALGAGAAAAVSAVTGDRAIATEEVLGGAAIGGLLGLFFGKKSVDLVVIDPDTDLQMTVERNLQISLR, from the coding sequence ATGTTTGGTCATACTCGTTGGCAAGCTGGATGTGCTGCATTCATGACATTAGGTATTACAGCAGGCACAATCGCACCTTTAATTACACCTACAGCCTCTTTCGCTCAAACAAGCTTTTCAGACGTTTCATCTAACTACTGGGCATCACAGTTCATTCAAGATCTGGCACAGCGCGGCGTCATTGCTGGATTTCCTGATGGTACTTTCCGCCCAGATCAGGCAGTCACACGCGCTCAATTTGCAGCCATGATCCGCAAAGCTTTTTCAAAATCAGCAGAGCGGCAAGCCGTCAGATTTTACGACGTGCCAAGCAATTACTGGGCATACATGGCAATTAATGAAGCCTATACAACAGGTTTCTTATCTGGTTATCCCGGCAATCGTTTTGAGCCTAATCAAAATATTCCCCGCCAGCAGGTATTAGTTTCTTTAGCGAACGGTCTGGACTATGTCGCTAACAATAGCACTGAAAGCACCTTGCAGTACTACAACGACGCCTACGATATTTCTAGCTATGCTCGAACTCCTGTTGCTGCTGCGACTGAGAAGCGCCTCGTAGTTAACTATCCCAACGTGAAGTCCCTACAACCCCAAGCAGTAGCAACACGAGCACAGGTAGCAGCCTTTATCTATCAAGCGCTGGTCAGCACCGGTCAAGTTTCAGCCATTAACTCGCCCTATATCGTAGCGGCTGGTGACACAACCCCACCCAAACCCATAGCAGTTACCATTCCTGAAGGAACTGTTATTCCTGTGAAATACGACAAGGCTGAAAAAATTCTTGTTACCAAGGACGAAACAGCACCTTTAACCCTCACTGTTGGGCAAAACGTAGTTACTGATAGAGGAACTTTAGTCATTCCTGCTGGTAGCCAAGTTGTAGGTAAACTCAAACCAGCGAAAAATGGTTCTCAATTCACAGCTGAAAAACTTGTTCTTACCAACGGTCAAGAATATCAATTGAGCGCAACTTCTGAGGTGATTAGTAAGACTGAAACTATCAAGAAAGGGACTAGCGCAACAGCAGTTGTGAAAAATGCAGCCCTCGGTGCGGGTGCAGCCGCCGCAGTATCAGCCGTAACTGGCGATCGCGCTATTGCTACGGAAGAGGTTCTAGGTGGTGCAGCAATTGGTGGATTGCTCGGTCTATTCTTTGGTAAGAAGAGTGTTGACTTGGTTGTTATTGACCCAGACACCGACCTACAAATGACTGTAGAAAGAAATTTGCAGATTTCACTTAGATAG
- a CDS encoding SMP-30/gluconolactonase/LRE family protein, producing MVIAVLNNDLPPIFTNTPEEIVPAQLIAEFPVNTFLENIIVDTEGNLSIASYEEGKIYRVTTTGDITEVINLKGNAAGIVIDRQGNLLVAGATNDKVATVFSIDRNGTVQSIITIPDAIFLNGMVPLTENRYLIADSYKGAIWEIDAIERIARVWLEHDLLARSNSNHPFPAVNGLKIYNSTLYASNTQRQHLIRIPINSDYTPGSPDLFLTNVNLDDFAFDMQGNLYATTHVYNSVVRISPDGLLTTIAKTEQGVTGSTALAFGRKAGDRASIYVVTNGGMSLPLSTGLEPAKVVRLEVGIEGLVK from the coding sequence ATGGTGATTGCAGTGTTGAATAATGACTTACCACCGATTTTTACGAATACACCAGAGGAGATCGTTCCTGCTCAACTCATTGCTGAATTTCCAGTGAATACATTTCTGGAGAATATCATCGTTGATACAGAGGGTAATCTCTCGATCGCCAGTTATGAGGAAGGTAAAATTTATCGAGTCACAACAACGGGGGACATCACCGAAGTCATAAACCTAAAAGGTAATGCCGCAGGAATTGTTATCGATCGTCAAGGTAATCTACTGGTTGCAGGGGCAACGAACGATAAAGTAGCAACTGTTTTTTCCATAGATCGTAATGGCACAGTTCAATCAATCATCACTATCCCTGATGCCATTTTTCTAAATGGGATGGTTCCCTTAACAGAGAACCGTTATTTGATAGCAGATTCCTATAAAGGTGCGATTTGGGAAATAGATGCTATCGAGAGAATAGCTCGTGTTTGGCTTGAACATGACTTATTAGCGCGATCCAATTCCAATCATCCCTTTCCTGCAGTCAATGGCTTAAAGATTTACAATAGCACGTTGTATGCCTCAAACACCCAGCGACAGCATCTCATCCGAATTCCAATTAATAGTGATTACACACCAGGTTCTCCCGATCTGTTTCTCACGAACGTCAACCTGGATGACTTTGCCTTTGATATGCAAGGTAATCTCTACGCAACCACTCACGTCTATAACAGTGTGGTGCGAATTTCACCAGATGGTCTCCTGACGACGATCGCCAAAACCGAGCAAGGTGTGACTGGCAGTACAGCTTTAGCATTTGGTCGAAAGGCGGGCGATCGTGCGAGTATTTACGTTGTTACTAACGGGGGTATGTCACTACCGCTATCCACTGGATTAGAACCTGCCAAAGTTGTTCGTTTAGAAGTAGGCATAGAAGGACTGGTCAAATAA
- a CDS encoding GNAT family N-acetyltransferase: protein MPEYKISIEIQPDSKQVDFVDKQLHEFNVGKIGDYQYTPLFLFVRDSEQKVVGGLDCFMGLGWLNIGTLWIAEELRGYGYGRALLLAAEQEAFRHGCFNAYVFTYSFQAPEFYKHLGYEVFGELENFPTGHRRYFLKKRLKGKMPPI from the coding sequence ATGCCTGAGTACAAAATATCAATTGAAATTCAGCCAGACTCTAAACAAGTTGACTTTGTAGACAAGCAACTTCATGAGTTTAATGTAGGCAAGATCGGAGACTATCAATATACGCCACTGTTTCTGTTTGTTCGTGATTCAGAGCAAAAAGTGGTAGGTGGCTTAGACTGTTTTATGGGCTTAGGATGGCTTAATATCGGCACGCTTTGGATTGCAGAGGAGTTAAGAGGTTATGGATATGGAAGAGCGCTTCTATTAGCAGCAGAGCAAGAGGCTTTTAGACATGGCTGCTTTAATGCGTATGTATTTACTTACAGCTTCCAGGCTCCTGAGTTTTATAAACATTTAGGATACGAAGTGTTTGGAGAGTTAGAGAATTTTCCGACTGGTCATCGTCGATACTTCTTAAAAAAGAGACTCAAAGGAAAAATGCCACCCATCTGA
- the sbcC gene encoding exonuclease subunit SbcC produces MIPRQLTLKNFLSYRDAILDFRGLHTACICGSNGAGKSSLLEAITWAIWGESRAVSEDDVIHTGSKDVRVDFIFETNQQNYRVIRTRQRGGNSGLEFQIETPNGFRPLTGKGLRATQDIILEHIKLDYDTFINSAYLRQGRADEFMLKRPNERKEILAELLKLNQYDELEERAKDLSRQFKARTEELERCLESLKNQLLSREAIVQKQTELEADINQLQQVQAFDTIQLQSLQVVQHQRQNKEQQLNFVRQQYQNLTQDCDRLQQDRAAISGQLSVLEKLLSQEAEIKAGYAEYQNLQSQEEGMGARFEEYTRAQQARQKNQQQLTKQIHELERQLQHSEAQLAALQQQEQDLQQILGKSDEVEGALAQLSAARNRLAQLDQLQLQVSPLLQKRTSLQTQLDRAHAGLVARLEQLGSTENQLQRASQRQPQLQQAVMEVAIQIEQLEKKRVYLQRVQEKGQERRHLIERLQAHQRDHERLLGELQQKLQMLQTPNALCPLCERPLDEHHWNRVVDKTKIEYKDAEDELWIVRERMAVSDREIQVLRQEYRDISQQLSPYDTLREQRGQLAAQLQATSDVEQQLQQIVVEKQQLEQALQIGDYAHDLQAELQQLEQYLQQLNYSEQDHALARNEVERWRWAEIRLSQMKDAAKRQAQIQLRKPEIQGQMQGLQARVQQEATDSECAKQIAALEKYIAEIGYDTDRHNQVRSAVRKTQSWQLQYQHLLGAQQQYPQLHARLQEFEVALQGRLAERQKLYTEIESIVHQLQETANPTAQIQELEQQLASRRRQLDEQLSHLGRLQQLAHQLEALQLQYEQQQQQLQETKQQYRIYQELAQAFGKNGIQALMIENVLPQLEAETNQLLSRLSANQLHVQFVTQRAGRSGKSTKKNVKLIDTLDILIADAQGTRAYETYSGGEAFRINFAIRLALAKLLAQRAGASLQLLIVDEGFGTQDSEGCDRLIASINAIASDFACILTVTHMPHLKEAFQARIEVSKTQQGSQIHLLI; encoded by the coding sequence ATGATTCCAAGACAACTTACACTTAAAAACTTTCTTAGTTACCGCGATGCCATTCTAGATTTTCGCGGGTTACATACGGCGTGTATTTGTGGTTCTAATGGTGCTGGAAAATCTTCCCTCCTCGAAGCTATCACCTGGGCAATTTGGGGTGAAAGCAGAGCTGTATCTGAAGATGATGTTATCCACACAGGGTCTAAAGACGTTAGGGTTGATTTTATCTTTGAAACCAACCAGCAAAATTATCGCGTGATTCGTACCCGACAGCGTGGTGGAAACAGTGGCTTGGAGTTTCAAATAGAAACACCAAATGGCTTTCGCCCGTTGACTGGTAAAGGCTTAAGGGCAACACAGGATATCATTTTAGAACATATTAAGCTAGATTACGATACTTTTATTAACTCAGCTTATCTCCGGCAGGGTCGTGCTGATGAATTTATGCTCAAACGACCTAACGAACGTAAAGAGATACTGGCAGAGTTATTAAAACTCAATCAATATGATGAATTAGAAGAACGGGCAAAAGACCTATCGCGTCAGTTTAAAGCACGGACTGAGGAATTAGAACGTTGTTTGGAGTCCCTGAAAAATCAACTGCTTTCTCGTGAGGCTATAGTCCAAAAACAAACAGAATTGGAAGCTGATATTAACCAACTGCAGCAAGTCCAAGCATTTGATACCATTCAATTGCAAAGTTTGCAGGTTGTTCAACACCAGAGGCAAAACAAAGAACAACAGCTTAACTTTGTCAGGCAACAATACCAAAATCTAACCCAGGATTGCGATCGCCTTCAACAAGACCGTGCAGCTATTAGCGGTCAGTTATCCGTCTTAGAAAAGTTATTGAGTCAAGAAGCTGAGATTAAAGCTGGGTATGCTGAGTACCAAAATTTACAATCTCAAGAAGAAGGGATGGGTGCAAGATTTGAAGAATATACTCGCGCCCAACAAGCACGTCAAAAGAACCAGCAGCAACTGACAAAACAAATTCACGAACTTGAACGCCAACTGCAACACAGTGAGGCGCAACTCGCAGCTTTGCAGCAACAAGAGCAAGATCTGCAACAAATTCTTGGGAAATCAGATGAAGTAGAAGGGGCATTAGCACAACTGAGTGCTGCACGCAACCGTCTCGCTCAACTCGATCAACTGCAACTACAGGTGTCTCCTCTGCTACAAAAGCGGACTTCCTTGCAAACCCAACTAGATCGAGCACATGCTGGGTTAGTGGCTCGACTCGAACAACTAGGATCGACGGAAAACCAATTGCAACGAGCCTCACAGCGACAGCCGCAACTGCAACAAGCAGTGATGGAAGTCGCGATTCAAATTGAGCAGTTAGAAAAAAAGCGAGTTTATTTGCAAAGAGTGCAGGAGAAAGGACAGGAGAGACGCCACCTGATAGAACGCCTGCAAGCTCACCAACGAGATCATGAAAGACTTTTGGGAGAACTACAGCAAAAACTGCAAATGCTCCAAACCCCCAATGCTCTTTGTCCTTTGTGCGAGCGTCCTTTGGATGAACATCATTGGAATCGTGTAGTCGATAAAACCAAAATTGAGTACAAAGATGCTGAGGATGAATTGTGGATAGTCCGAGAACGAATGGCTGTATCAGATAGAGAAATCCAAGTTCTCAGGCAGGAATACCGGGATATATCACAACAATTGTCTCCTTACGATACTTTACGCGAACAAAGAGGGCAATTAGCAGCACAATTGCAAGCAACAAGTGATGTCGAACAACAGCTACAACAAATAGTTGTTGAGAAGCAGCAACTAGAGCAAGCGTTACAAATAGGTGATTACGCTCACGATTTACAAGCCGAATTGCAGCAATTGGAGCAATACTTACAACAACTTAACTATAGCGAACAGGATCATGCGCTTGCGCGTAACGAAGTAGAACGATGGCGGTGGGCAGAAATTAGGCTCAGTCAGATGAAAGATGCAGCCAAGCGCCAAGCTCAAATACAGTTACGAAAACCGGAAATTCAAGGACAAATGCAAGGGTTGCAAGCTAGAGTTCAGCAAGAAGCAACAGACTCTGAGTGTGCTAAACAAATCGCTGCTCTTGAAAAGTACATTGCTGAAATTGGCTATGATACAGATCGGCATAACCAGGTTCGCTCAGCAGTACGCAAAACGCAGTCTTGGCAATTACAGTATCAGCATCTCTTAGGCGCACAGCAGCAGTACCCTCAACTTCACGCGAGACTCCAAGAGTTCGAGGTGGCTTTACAAGGGAGATTGGCTGAGCGGCAAAAACTTTATACCGAAATAGAAAGTATTGTTCACCAATTGCAAGAAACAGCAAACCCAACAGCCCAAATTCAAGAGTTAGAGCAGCAATTAGCATCCCGCAGGCGTCAGCTTGACGAACAACTTTCGCATTTGGGACGACTGCAACAGTTAGCCCACCAACTTGAAGCGCTACAACTTCAGTACGAACAACAGCAGCAGCAATTGCAAGAAACAAAACAGCAATATCGTATTTATCAGGAATTAGCGCAAGCATTTGGTAAAAATGGTATCCAAGCATTGATGATTGAGAATGTTTTGCCTCAATTAGAAGCTGAGACAAATCAATTGCTCTCGCGATTGAGTGCTAACCAGTTGCACGTTCAATTTGTGACACAGAGAGCTGGACGCAGTGGAAAATCGACAAAGAAAAATGTCAAGCTGATAGATACTTTGGATATTTTGATTGCGGATGCACAAGGAACGCGAGCTTATGAAACTTATTCGGGTGGAGAAGCGTTTAGAATTAATTTTGCTATCCGTTTAGCTTTAGCAAAATTACTGGCGCAACGGGCTGGGGCTTCATTGCAATTGCTGATTGTGGATGAAGGGTTTGGTACGCAGGATTCTGAGGGATGCGATCGCCTGATTGCATCGATTAATGCGATCGCTTCTGATTTCGCTTGTATCTTAACTGTCACTCATATGCCCCACCTTAAAGAAGCTTTCCAAGCTCGAATTGAGGTCAGTAAAACTCAACAAGGTTCTCAGATACATTTATTAATTTAA
- a CDS encoding DUF5615 family PIN-like protein — protein MIKRFAAKKKSKRKTTQLQEIGIGENDLWIAATALCHSLILVTSDSDFQRMRQVREFPVESWI, from the coding sequence ATTATTAAAAGATTTGCAGCAAAAAAAAAGAGTAAACGCAAAACAACTCAACTACAAGAAATTGGTATTGGTGAAAACGATCTTTGGATTGCTGCTACAGCTTTATGTCATTCATTAATTCTTGTTACATCAGATAGTGATTTTCAAAGAATGCGTCAAGTGAGAGAATTTCCTGTAGAGAGTTGGATTTAA
- a CDS encoding type II toxin-antitoxin system PemK/MazF family toxin, whose product MTIKRGEVWLADLNPTRGSEQGGTRPVIIFQNDVVSQFSTTVITIPLTSNLRRASLPTCLLIPSGEGGLDRESVALCYQLRVIDISRLQRKLGDLTNETLTSIEGTVLLTLGYQL is encoded by the coding sequence ATGACTATCAAACGAGGTGAGGTGTGGCTAGCAGATTTAAATCCTACCAGAGGTTCTGAACAGGGAGGTACTCGACCTGTAATTATCTTCCAAAACGATGTTGTTTCTCAATTTTCCACCACTGTTATCACTATACCGTTAACAAGCAATTTGCGTCGAGCCTCTTTACCAACCTGTCTGTTAATCCCTAGTGGTGAAGGAGGTTTAGATCGAGAATCAGTAGCTTTGTGTTATCAATTACGAGTGATTGATATAAGTAGATTGCAGAGAAAACTAGGCGATCTTACAAATGAGACATTAACCAGTATAGAGGGTACAGTGCTATTAACTTTGGGTTATCAATTGTAA
- a CDS encoding class I SAM-dependent methyltransferase, whose translation MSTIQEIIACPLCRKTLTEVPQQCNTCHNSFQQELAKIPSVVDLTDQALQRQTENSVTETKPLRTELFRSPIVSFLYERILPPLWAVGLRNSGGIDAEFRLCTEFFGQNPGIVADVSCGTGIMARRLVKWGKCEQILALDYSETMLTELQQQMQLEGISPSEIIIIRADVEALPLAPDSIDAIYAGAAMHCWNDATEGIRNIYQALRPGGKLLATTFLKPYPSIVFQFFSPEELRHIVLTGGFHSDKIQVEVSGFYGIIKCIK comes from the coding sequence ATGTCCACAATACAGGAAATCATAGCTTGTCCTCTATGCCGCAAAACTTTAACTGAAGTTCCACAGCAGTGTAATACGTGTCATAATTCTTTCCAACAAGAATTAGCAAAAATACCCTCTGTTGTGGATTTGACTGATCAAGCATTACAAAGGCAAACTGAAAACTCCGTAACAGAGACAAAACCTTTACGTACAGAGTTGTTTCGCTCTCCAATTGTCTCCTTTTTATACGAGCGAATTTTACCACCACTTTGGGCAGTAGGACTGCGGAACTCTGGAGGTATAGATGCTGAGTTCCGCCTGTGTACAGAATTCTTTGGTCAAAATCCAGGAATTGTAGCAGATGTCAGTTGTGGTACAGGCATCATGGCACGTCGCTTGGTAAAGTGGGGAAAGTGCGAACAGATCTTAGCTCTGGATTACTCAGAAACAATGCTGACTGAGTTGCAACAACAAATGCAATTGGAAGGCATATCACCGTCAGAAATTATTATCATCCGAGCTGATGTAGAAGCACTACCTCTAGCACCGGATTCTATAGATGCTATCTATGCTGGGGCTGCAATGCACTGTTGGAATGATGCGACTGAAGGGATTCGCAATATTTACCAAGCGTTGCGCCCTGGTGGCAAACTGTTAGCCACAACTTTTCTCAAGCCATACCCTAGCATCGTGTTTCAGTTCTTTTCACCAGAAGAATTGCGACATATCGTATTAACAGGAGGTTTTCATTCAGACAAGATACAAGTAGAAGTAAGTGGATTTTACGGAATTATTAAGTGTATCAAATAA
- a CDS encoding purple acid phosphatase family protein → MSPPQLLTDPFLQLPTENSVRVVWFTEFAGSGHIVAYGKNLAHTATAKTIKLNRVREDQNSRVGNQTEDGQIYQHPVVRDIWRHEAEVTDLTPNTRVSYRVTSVREDGESISSSVFSLAPTPKLGTPLKILLTSDHQIKPMVAANLQKVEETVGQVDAVWFAGDLANIPDRASEWFDDNRGGAFFPCLQGRAKFEMNKNGTITFYTGGEIIQHAPMFTCIGNHEIMGRFGRESINTEFDKTIPRAIAQNLYGTETLKNNSFNTDTYEELFTLPQSPEGGKTYYAVSFSDVRLVVLYATNMWRTYHLDADTRGRYKESEKDLNNPENWGYGQHIYEAIAKGSKQYNWLVQELNSSEFQQAKYKVVMLHHPPHSLGGNVVPAYTDPVQIIERDTFGNIKAVRYEYPKDADYLIRDVMPLLEAAGVQLVFYGHSHLWNRFVTSSGMHFIETSNVGNSYGAAWGNNKREVPVGYQEDYVELGDPYGLEPVLPTIRPFPEEDGKPIPYIASNELTVFSIFDTGTGTVSSYLFDTSKPDSEVIKFDEFELKKS, encoded by the coding sequence ATGTCACCACCACAGTTGCTTACCGATCCTTTCCTGCAACTCCCAACCGAAAACTCGGTACGAGTTGTTTGGTTTACTGAATTTGCTGGTTCTGGACATATAGTTGCTTATGGTAAGAATCTGGCTCATACTGCTACTGCTAAAACTATTAAACTCAACCGGGTGCGCGAAGACCAAAATTCACGAGTCGGAAACCAAACAGAGGATGGACAAATTTATCAACATCCTGTTGTGCGTGATATTTGGCGTCATGAGGCAGAGGTAACCGATTTAACCCCTAACACACGCGTTTCTTACCGAGTCACAAGTGTCAGGGAAGATGGCGAAAGCATTAGTAGCAGTGTGTTTAGCCTTGCACCTACTCCAAAGCTGGGAACGCCACTAAAAATTTTGCTGACTTCTGACCATCAAATTAAGCCCATGGTAGCAGCAAATTTACAGAAAGTTGAAGAAACAGTTGGGCAAGTTGATGCAGTTTGGTTTGCTGGTGATTTGGCAAATATTCCCGATCGCGCTTCAGAATGGTTTGATGATAATCGTGGTGGTGCGTTCTTTCCTTGTTTGCAAGGTCGTGCCAAGTTTGAAATGAACAAAAACGGGACTATAACATTTTATACTGGAGGTGAAATTATTCAACACGCCCCAATGTTTACTTGCATTGGTAACCATGAGATTATGGGACGCTTTGGGCGTGAAAGTATAAACACGGAATTTGATAAGACAATACCTCGCGCTATTGCTCAGAATTTGTACGGTACCGAAACGCTAAAAAATAATTCTTTTAATACTGATACTTACGAAGAACTTTTTACCCTACCGCAAAGTCCAGAAGGAGGAAAAACTTACTACGCAGTCAGCTTTAGTGATGTGCGATTGGTGGTGTTGTATGCTACAAATATGTGGCGCACTTATCACTTAGATGCAGATACTAGAGGCAGATACAAGGAAAGCGAAAAAGATTTAAACAACCCAGAGAATTGGGGTTACGGACAGCATATTTACGAGGCGATCGCAAAAGGGAGTAAGCAGTACAATTGGCTGGTACAAGAATTGAATAGCTCTGAATTTCAGCAAGCAAAGTACAAAGTGGTGATGTTGCACCATCCGCCTCATTCTCTCGGTGGTAACGTGGTTCCAGCATACACCGATCCAGTGCAAATTATAGAACGCGATACATTCGGTAACATTAAGGCAGTGCGTTACGAATACCCTAAAGACGCTGATTACCTAATTCGCGATGTCATGCCTTTACTAGAAGCAGCTGGCGTACAGTTAGTATTTTACGGGCATTCCCATTTGTGGAACCGCTTTGTCACCTCCAGTGGAATGCATTTTATCGAAACATCAAATGTTGGTAATTCATACGGTGCGGCTTGGGGTAATAACAAGCGAGAAGTTCCCGTGGGTTATCAGGAGGATTATGTTGAACTTGGAGATCCATATGGATTAGAACCCGTGTTACCAACAATCCGTCCGTTTCCAGAAGAAGATGGTAAGCCAATACCATATATTGCCAGCAATGAACTTACAGTTTTCAGCATCTTTGATACAGGTACAGGTACGGTCAGCAGTTACTTGTTTGATACAAGTAAGCCGGATTCTGAGGTGATTAAGTTTGATGAATTTGAGTTAAAGAAGTCGTAG
- a CDS encoding response regulator, protein MNAIRVVLIEDHELTRIGIIAALKQQNGIEVIGEAKDARSGLKLLKSTKPDVAIVDVDLPDMSGIELIQHFKNSEEAGEMPETKILIMTMQDNEDTVLAAFAAGADSYYMKDGSIDKLADALKLTYEGNSWIDPTIARIILQHSNKTYAEAQASSENTTVAINGLSTEESQIIPSYPLTARELDVLRLIVDGCSNADIAEKLYITVGTVKTHVRNLLNKLCVSDRTQVAVLALRAGLVR, encoded by the coding sequence ATGAATGCAATTCGTGTTGTTTTAATTGAAGACCACGAGCTAACTCGGATCGGTATAATTGCTGCTTTGAAGCAACAAAATGGAATTGAGGTGATTGGTGAAGCCAAGGATGCCAGATCGGGTCTAAAGCTTCTGAAATCAACAAAACCAGATGTTGCTATTGTAGATGTGGATCTGCCAGACATGAGTGGCATTGAGTTGATCCAGCACTTCAAAAATTCTGAAGAAGCAGGCGAGATGCCTGAAACCAAGATTTTGATTATGACAATGCAGGATAATGAGGATACCGTGCTAGCTGCTTTTGCGGCTGGGGCAGATTCTTATTATATGAAGGATGGCAGTATTGACAAATTAGCTGATGCATTGAAGTTAACTTACGAAGGTAACTCTTGGATCGATCCGACCATCGCCCGTATTATCTTGCAACATAGCAATAAAACTTACGCAGAAGCTCAAGCAAGTTCTGAAAATACAACAGTTGCTATCAATGGTTTATCAACTGAGGAAAGCCAGATTATTCCAAGCTATCCCTTAACAGCTCGAGAATTAGATGTCCTCAGGCTCATTGTAGATGGATGTAGTAATGCAGACATTGCCGAAAAACTTTACATTACTGTAGGTACTGTTAAAACTCACGTCCGCAACCTTTTGAATAAGCTTTGTGTGAGCGATCGCACTCAAGTTGCTGTTCTTGCTTTGCGAGCTGGATTGGTTAGATAA